One Mus pahari chromosome 10, PAHARI_EIJ_v1.1, whole genome shotgun sequence genomic window, ATCTCCTCCACAAGGCCCCTGGGCCTCTCAGCCACAGGGTGAGGTCCCAAAGCTAAGTAAAAGGCCAGCGGCTGTGGAGGGCTGAAGGTCAGCCTCCAGGGCCATCCGCTTCAAAGCTCTTCCAGTTCAGAAAGTGCCCAGGAACTTCACCCGGAACTCAACCACCCAGGAAGAAGGGTGCACACCAAACTCTGGAGCCTCTTGGGATGCCCCTCTGAGCCTATAGCTGGGGCTAACCCCGCCACATTACCTCTTTGAGGGTGGAGGTGGTCTTCGGGAAAGGCCTGCCACCTGTGAGCGAATGGTATCTCCTCTCAAGCGCAGtcagcttctccttctcctggaGCCCAGAACAGCGGGGGTCAGAGACATGATGGGTCAGAGACACAGGAGGGAAGATCCCTGCGAGGACCCACACCCCACTCTTGTGCtgccatccctccctcccaccccaacaTCGGGACCACCTCTCCCCTCACCCACTCCTAGCACCTCAGGACCCAAGGCCAGCTACCTTTTGCAGTAGCTGCAGGGCAGCATTCTTTTCCCGGGCCAGACGCTCTGACTCCTGTACTGCCTGGGCCCGGATCTGTCCAGCCTGACTGTCCAGTACAGCTAGGCGCTCCTGAGGAAACGGGATGCAATCAGGCCCTGGAGGGACATAACTCAGCCCACAGCCTGATGGAGTCTCCTGTCCAGAGACCCAGGAAGCTGTGAAGGCAACTGCCACTACACTCCCGCCTGGCCTCAGCTCACCCCAGGAGAATTCTGGCCAGGGACATCAATTCCTTCtcttgttcctccctccctccctccctcccccagccagtGACCCTGTATCATCAGGCATGATGAACCCAATCCCCTGGCCCCTATCCCCTCACCCCGTAGCCAATGGCTCCCAAATCCTGGTGACACCAAGTTATCCCTCTGCCCATCCCCGTCACTGCTGGAATCCAGGTTCTCGGCTTCCTGCTCCATTTACCATCTCTCTCACCATCTCTAGACCCACTCCACATTTCTACATGGTCCGAAAATAACCTTTGAACCCTGTCTGCTTGTCTGAATTTCCTAACCATCCTGAAAGGAATTCCATATTACTTGAgtcattttgtttgcttgatttttggttttttggtctTGCTATATAATCCAAACTAGCTTTAAAGTCACACTACAGCCTAGGCTTGCTTTAACACACTCTGCAATCTAGGCTGGACTTCATCTGTCCCTGGAGTGTAGGCAAGTCTTGAACTCacggcaatcctcttgcctcagcctcctgcgtTCTGAATTACCACGCCCCAGTTTTCCATTGGTTCTGAGACCAGGTCTCACACACCCCGGGCTGGCCGTGGCTCCTGGGCTCGGGCACTCTTCTTGCCTCAGTCACCAGAGAAACTGGGACATATCCTTAGAACCCCAGTGTGGACCACAACACTGGTTCTTCAGTAACTTACAAGTAAAGCCCTCAACAAGCTGGgaatgcagagatggctcagtggggctCACTGGTTGGTCTTGTGGAAGACCAGGATTCACTCCCAGCACCCGACGTACAGCAGCTTACAacggcctgtaattccagtcccaggggatccaacacacacatggtgcacagacacacatgcagacagaacacccattcagacaaaacaaacaaggagaggaagccaaggaaacaaaacaaacaaataaaaaaaaaaaaaaaacatagcaagGCTTCGATCAGCCCTCTCCTCAAACTCTTTCAGAGGCTCTTCACTACGCACAGGCTAGAACAcaaactccttctccagcacttaAGGGCTCTGAGAACCCATTGCCCGCCTGCTTGTCCCTCCAGGCACCTAGCTTCACTCTGCTGTAAGCTCAACTGTGCCACTGTAGACTTGTAGTCTATCACCCTGTTGGGATGAGGGCCATCCCAGTCTTTCCCACTACTCCAAGGCTCCTCCTCCAAGGCCAGGCAGGCTGAATGCCGCCTCCTTGATCCTGCCCGTGCATTCACATTAGTTTATATCCATCTACCTCATCATACTGTGATCtgtgaccctgtctccaaattaGCCCCGCCCTCTCTCTAAGATCAGGGGCAGGACCAGTGTCATTCCTGTCTCCAGAACCCCAACAGGGCTTTAGCACAGGACTTGGCTCAACAACCGCGtgctaaaagaaaatgaaaatatttctgagaGGAAAAGATGAGAGCTAGGCAAAACATGTTGGATTAATCTCAGGAGGTCTTCGACCATCACTTAGGAGCAGCACACGGGAGGGGGAGGCACGAAGAAGGAAGCTATCCTAAACCTGGGCCTTAGCCCACGCAACAACCGGCAACAGCAGACAGGAATCCTTACAGCAGCCGCCACAGCTTACTTGGAATGTAGGAGGGCTGGAAGTGCTGCTGAGTGTTTTATCTGTCACTTCATCTAACCTTATGCGGTGGGTGCTTTTACGGCTGTTTTAGAGAGGAGAACACTGACATGTTTAGGAGCTAAGATTTGCTGGGTAGTAGTGGTGGGCTTAGGACTAGAACCTGGGGCTGAGAAAGCTGTAGGGCAGCTTTCTCAACGGCTCTGAACCACAGTGGACAGACACTCTACAGAAGTCAGAGCTTGAGGGGACTTCTGCAGGGACAGGGGCTGGACAAAGCTCAGCAGTATAGGAAAGAATGtcacaatgcacatacacatttgtacacatacacgtgtgcgcacacacacacacacacacacacacacacacacacacgcacacatgcatacacactccaGGCGTTAAGAGCCTGAGCTGGCTTCCCAGCCCTAGGCTGGGCACAAAGAGACAGAGTTCCTGGACCCTCCCGAACCTCTAGGGAATCAGCTGATCTGGGTCTCCCGGTTGTATCCTCTCCaagcgaggaggaggaggaggaggaggaggaacagtgaAGAAATGCTAAACCAGATCGCATCTTGCACAGCAGAAATGCCTTGGGCTTTGCAGTCTAGCGAAGTCTAGCAGGCTTGGGTTCCTACCCTGACTCTGAGGCTTGTATGATAAAAGGCTCTGTGCAAACAAGTAGTTTCTGAGTCCTAGGTACTCATCTATAAAACTAGGCAATACCCTAAGAACAACACAAGAAAACTCAGGGACCGGTCCTAGGAGGATCTGCCCCATGAGCCTGGGACACTCGagttttcttcccttcctgtgtcTTCTATCAGGACAATgagtgcatttaaaaaatatatctacttactttattttacatgtatttgtgtgcatgtgtatctgtgttctgTGTACCATACAGCCAGAGGTGGTCAgaaaaggtgttggatcccctggaaccggGGTTAGAGATTATTGTGAACCACCCAGTGGATGATGGGAATCAAATgtgggtcctttggaaaagccCCCAGTGCTCGTAActaccatctctccagtccccaagggCACATTTTTTTATGGCAGAACAGCTCAGGAAAGGAAACAGGGATCTGAATGTATGACACCTGGTGGCTCCATTTTACCATCGAGCcccaggctggccagcaagtccccaTCTCCCATTTGAACCCTACTGCCCAGACGTTGCTCTCCTTATCTTCCACATACACTATAGCCAGGAAACTGCACGTTATATGGGCCTTGGTGTCAGCCACAGACTCTGGCATCACCTAAGCCACGCCCCTAACCCTTTCCTGCTTCTCGCTGCTAACACATGGCCCATCTTCTGTCACTGTCTACAGCTTTAGCAAATCAGAGCTGACCAGGGAAAATGCTCCATCTTTTCTCTTTGCATACAGTCTGAGTGGGACCAAAGCAGGAACCCAAGTGGATACTCATCCAGGCTAGGCATCCAGATCTTAGGTCTCTGTGTGCATCCCAGAACCTCCAACAGCTCTAGCAGGGCACGGacagagatggagctgagagagCTATAGCTGAATGGCAAATATGTGCTTATTAGCATACAGAAAGCTCTGAGATGGAACTCCAACACTGTAAGAAGACATTCAAGGACAGTAGCAAGGCACCTCAGCTGCAGACTCCTCCTCCACACTCTTTTTCCTGGACAAACTACTAAGAGCTCCCAGCATGAGCAATTACACTTTCCCCTGAGAGACTGCGGGGAGCCATGGTTTAGTAAAACTAACTCTCCTTGCTGAGCCACCTCGTCATCCATTCTTCTGCCTTTCCACATTCATTTCACACCAGCCCTATAGTTCTCATTCTTACTGACAGTCACTAAGTAACAGAGAGGCAAAAAGGTGTCTTTTGTGTCGTTCACAGCCTGTGACTCAACCCCAGGTCACTAGCCTCCATCCTGCACCCAGGCTATGCCAAGAGTGAGCAGTGCGCACCTTCCTCTTGCTCACGCTGCGCAGCAACTCAGCCTTGCTCCGCAGCAGCCCTTGGCCAGCCAGTTCCCGCTCCTCCTCCACGCGACTCTCCCGCTCCAGCTGCTGGAACTCCAGGTCCTCAAAGAGCTTTGTCTCAGTCTCTAGAGCGTCTGCCTCCTTCAACGACAGTGACATCGTGTTTGGGTGTGGGGATGCTCTACAACGCCACTCTGGGCCAGGAAGGTCAGGCCACAGAGCCAGGAGTTAGGTGGGGCTGAACCCGGGGAAACTGGGGAAGGAACCGGTCCCGCCGCCCAACTCCCTCTACTTTTTTGGCTGAGCCCTTTTCGCGGGACCGATATCCCGGTCTGGAGCGCTGATCCCCACCCAACCTTGCCGGTCCCCTTCCAAGCCTCTGCACCGACCCTGTTGTCCGGCAAGTACTGCAGGGGCCAGGTGGTCCTGGCCCACCGCTCTCCTATCTTCGGTCTGGGCCGTGGCCCACgggggccgggggagggggcTGGTGGAACTGACCCTTCTCAGCTGCTCCTGTAACTGTTCCCGCACTGACTCGGGGCAGTTATCGAGCTGCGTCTGGAGCTCGGCGTAGAGCGCCTGGCGGGCCTCCAGGTGCCTCCGTCCCGCGGCCAGCTCCGCCCTCTCCTGGTCggcgggaggggagggaggcggggcacaggggagagagaacacacactcCTCAACTCCGGCCCGGCGCGGGGGGCAGGGGCGAGCACAGGGGTACACCGGGAGTGGGGGGGGCAAGCAGCGAGACGGAAGAGAGCAGGAGAAGCAGAGGTTTAAGACGGGACTTGGGCAACGGACGGTGTAACAAAGGCAGAggtgtgggggcagggtggaAATGTTGGTCCCTTTAGATGTGTTTAGGAAGATCCTAAGACAGGACCTTCCGGTTCCGCTCCAAACTAAAGTTAAAGCTGATGCAACAAGGCAAGTACCGAGCCTCGAGTTCTATCACTGTTCCGAGACCAAAATTTAACCCTGGGGGAAATGGGGATGGTGGGAAGAGTTAAATACAGGATTGGGGAGTAAACGTGGAGCTAAAGTTGTTAGAGTTACAGCGGTGCAGCAAGGGGACCCCAGCCCAACCCCCAtggcctccctcccctcctgcccagggtgggggtggggtgccagCAAAGCAGGCTGAACTTCAGTAGGAATGAGGGTTGCAATTAGTTCGGCCTGTTGCCATGGTAATAGGAGCCCCAGGAGTGGATACAGGGAGGAGGTGGATGGCTCTGTCTGGGGTGAGATGACACCTCTGAGGGCGGAAAGGGGGACGAGGGAGGAGTTGGTGAGTCACCCCTCTGAAGGACAGGCAGAGGAGAAACTGTGATTACTGATTCCAAAGCCAGAGTGGGGCCATGGGCTGGAAGCTGGGCGGGAAAGTCAAGAGAACCTTCCCAACACCAccatcagcatcagcaccaccaccaccaacaaccagTTCACCATGATGCCTCAAACACCTGGACCGGAGGGAAGGCAAAGTCCAGGCCGGGGAGCAATCTCAGCTAAGTGAGGCTAGCCAAGCTGCTTGTGGAATGCCTTACCCCTATGCTGCACCCGCCAGTTCACCCACCCATCCTGGAGGGAAGGCCTTGGTCAAGCCAGTCCTGAAGTCTAGACGGTACTGCCTCTAAGTTATCCTGTGTTCTAGGTGGCCTCCAGGAGTAGAGTTAGGGAAAGGGACATCTGAATTCAGGGATGCAAGAATGGGTAGCCAGCCACTCAGAAAGGCCCTGTCCAAGCTCTCCAAGACTGTGCCCACATCTGGACCTCCTTATTATTCAGCTCCGGAGGGCTAAGCAGGAGGGACAAACAGCTCATTGCACCTCCAACCCCTGCCTGGCAGTAAGCAGCCAACATTCTGGAGGCAAAGCCCAGACCTTTCCAGTAGGAGGCGCTGTTTAGGCAGAGCATCTCCTTGGTCATGCACATCTCCCtgcaaaattctctctctctctctctctctctctctcttctcctgtcaGTGTTCCACTAAGCAAAATTTAGCTGTGCCTTCCTGCCAGTTCCCTTCTGATAATGGGGACCCACACCAAGAAAAGGAGGCAACATTAGAGGGGAGAGGCCAAGGGCACAAAGGCACCCATGGGGTTAGTAAAGCTGGCATGAGTCAGCCCTGCCTGGGCGGCCTGGCAGTTAGGGGCATGCGAAGAGCCCAGGACAGTGATTAGAGGGGGCATTAGTGCAGGCCTGGTCGGCAAGCATGGGGTTAATCTGGCACAGAATCTGGGAGTGTGGTTTTGGGGGCCAGAGCCAAagctccatgaaaaaaaaaaagggggggggagcaaCGAATTTTTAAGATCCTCAAAATTGAGAACAAGAGGAAGATAAGTCTCAAAAATAATCCAGAAGGAAAATTAAACCTCCTAGAAAAATACTGTCAAATCCAGAAATAGATGAACCCTCTCCACTTCAGGGCTTTTGGCACACCGTTGGGACATCTTGGGCATGGCTGGCACAACCCCCGGGGGACGGAGCAGCCCTTGAAGACTGGTACTCAATCTGAAAGGGTCAGGGTCAGGGCTGGGACCGTCTGGGATGGGAGGCTGCAGATCCTGATGATAGGAAACAGAGGCCTGTGGGCCATCTCCCAAAGACCACACCCTAAGCACCTGAGGCATGCTGGAGGGAGCTTTCTCCTCATGGTGGGCTCCAAACCCGAGTCATGCCCCCCGCCCCAGCAGCACCAGTCCTTCAGGCTGTGCTCACTGCCCAAGAAAGGGCTTTGGCACTCCCTAGAAGGACCACGGAGGTTCCAGAACGGCAGGCACCCAGGCAACCAGAGGCAGCACAGAGATCTAGACCACAAACACCAGCCCAGTCCCCTGGCAGTACCATCCAAGCTTGTATCTTCCACAGAGAACAAGGCCCCCTGTCCCTAGAGGGCTAGAGAGACCACCCGGATTGCAGGACGGATGCCGAGGGATGTGCATCGCCAGGGAAGGGGTACCGCCTTCCTTCTGGGCCACTGGTAGTCAGGTATGGGTTACCTTGTCCCTCTCCTTCTGGATGCCTGTCTCCAAGGCCACCAACTTCTCCTGCAGCTGGTCCACCGCCCTTTGTTCCTTCTGCAGGGACGCTCGCTCTGCCTCCCGCTCCCCCTGCAGCAGTGCTCTCTCCATCTCAGCCTAGACGCAGGTATCAGCATCCCCCGTCAAGGCGGGGACGGAAGGGTGGGGCCCCATCCCAGGGCCTGCACACCTCCCAGCCAGGTCACCTCGCGCGCTGCCTcctgcagctgctgctccagctcctTCACTCTGATCTTCAGCTGTTCTACTCGCCCCAGCACCTGAGCCCGCTCCTCTTCCACAGCCAGCGCCTCTCCTTGGTGCTTCCCGCCAGGAGCGTCTTCATgctggaggggaggagggcacCATGGGAGAAGTCTAGAACCTTCCAGGATCCGACTAAGAGGGCGGATTACACGCTCCTCAAAGCACTTGGAAAGAGTAACTAGACCAAAACAAGAGGCCACTTTCCTCCCAGTCAGAGAGCTCAGCTATCGGGGAAAGGATTTACCAGAGTGCCAGGGTTGGGTGGGGCTCAGAGGAAAAACAGGTCATAAAGCACATTTATAGCTTGGGAAAGTCATGGtcacctcctttccctcctgACACCCACAGTTCTTCATTCTGGTCTCACCCAAGCCTTGATCCCTTCACTACCTCCACACCAGCCCCGCCCCGGCCCCCGCCCTGGCCCCCTCACCTCCTGTTGGGTGCTCTCGGTGCTGCTGCATTCCTCTTTGAGATTCTCTTCATCAGAGCGCTCCATGCTCTCCCACAGGCGCTGGGAGGCACCTCCAGACTCCTCCCCGCACCTTCCAGAGACTCCTATGGCTCCTGCCAAGCCTCTTGAGGGCCTCCTGCCTGCCAAGGCCAGCGCTGCCGTGGCCTCTCCAATACTGAGCAGCTCTCCAGTCTCAGGTCCCCCGTCAGCTCGGCTGTACTCAGCACACAGGTTCAGGATGGTCTCCAGGCGCTGGCGTTCCTAGAGACGTCGGACAGAGCAGGCTGTGAGGAGCAGAAGTCTGAGGCCCAGTGCAGCTTGAGCCAGGGCGTGTTGACCCCTAGAAACTCTGGGCTCAGCATCATGACAATGACCTCAACCGTAAGAACGGTGGGAGAGCAGGTGGTGATacacagcacttgagaggtagagactGGCGGATCTCagaatctgaggtcagcctggtctacagagtgagactcagGCCATCCAACCAAAGACTAtatagagagaacctgtcttaaaagaaaaagaaaaaaatctatgggaggtagaggggaaAGAGGGTTCCTCAAAAGCAGGCAAGAGAATGTGGCCATATGCCACCTGTCCATTGGCCGACCCCTCCCATCTCCCTTTTTACTCTCCCTAGGAGGCTTCTTCATAGTCACACAGAGACATCCAAACACACATGGGAACATACAGGGTAAGCAGCCTAAAGATCATAATgaagccaggtggtgatggtgcacacctttaatcccagtactcgggagacagaggtaaggggggatctctgtgagttcaaggccagcttggtctacagagttccaggacagccaaggctacacagaaaaaccaaaaagaccaTAATGAGACACAGAGCTATCGAGTGCTCATATTGACACAGGTACATATACAGGTTCGGGCACAAGGGCACACTGATACATTACTTCTGCcacgcaggcacacacagacactccaTGTGCCCTGGGAGGTACATCAGCACTAACAACAGGTAGGCACACACTACGACACCAGCCCcgacacgcacgcgcgcgcgcacacacacacacatagagataaaCATAGTCTATCTACAGCTGGGTgggcatctgaagacagccagggctggaaaGTGGAGCACAGGCCACAGGACTTGACAGTCCAGAtgcagagagaaaaggcagaggggacactgtctttccagccccacctCAGCTCCAAGTCCCTCAGGATGCTATCCCTTTGCTCCTTAAGGCTGCGGCGCAAGCTGGCCAGCGAGATCGAGAACTCTGTGCTGGCATTCTCTCCTCTCACTACAAATCCCGATGCAGACATGGTCACCTCTCAGGTGCCTAGGACTTGAGGGCACTACGGCAGTCATATTCCTGGTCCCTATCCTGCTCATCCGTTTGTAACACCCAAGCCCTGGCTCTCAAGCCCGGAGCCTTACAGTGCGTTCTGAGGTCTCTGGTCGCCCGTATCTCTCACCATGTACATTTACTTTGGCTTCACCTTCCCATCCCAGAACACTTAcccagcttccttcctgctgcttgcCCAGTTGTGTGGCAAAAGATCCAGGAACCAagcctcagcacccaggaggttgCGCCAATGCCTCACCCCCGCCCTAGGACCCAGATAAGCAgcctggctgaggtgggaggggcagggtgCGGGCGGCCTCTGACTTAAAGTGGCAGGTGGGGCAGGTTGGGGCTGGTGGTGaggtgtgtacctgtgtgtggggatgggggtggggtaccTGTGTGTGGGgacgggggtggggaggctgggcCCAGTGCTTTATTATGTCAGGCTCACCAGCCCTTCCAGGATGAGGATCCCGGGTCACCGATGCACCACAGTGACAAGAAGGTGTAACAAAGAAAGACCAGGAGTCCTGACTCCCACAATTATACCAGCCCATACCCTCACCCCGCCCTGACCAGTGTCTTCCCAGATTCTTCAGACAAACTTCCTCTTCAAACCAACTCCAGGGTACCTGTGTCTCAAAATACCCAGGGCTTATGCTCatgagggaaagggggaaaccCATGCTCTGAGCATGCACACAGCAGCCAATGCCCCTGCAGCTCCCTATGCTATTTGGGGGaatccctgccccctccctgctcAGAGGCCATCTCTAGAACAGCTGCCCAGAACCACACCCAGACTCGGCAGCACCCACATTtatgcatgcagacacatacaaTCAGGGAGACAAACGGGGGGGGGGCTGCCcaccctgcctttccctcctccttaGCACCatgctcgggggggggggggaacccataTGAGCCACAGTCAGTGATTCACGCCCACTTGTTGATGCCAAAGACAAGCGAGAAAGGGGTACCAACGTTTCCCTAAAGAATAAGTCCAAGGTAAAGGTGCCTGAGtgcaagactgatgacctgagtctgaccCCCGAAACCCATGCATAGGGAAAGGAACGAATAACTCCACAAaactgtcctctggtctccacactcaTCACGGcactggcctacacacacacacacacaagtacacacacacacacacacacacacacacaccacacacacacacactcaataaataaaagctttaaaagaagGACTCCTCCCAACCCCAGCCCACATGGGGCATGGTCACAAGCCTGTGTAATGTCTGCTCAGGAGGCAATCAGAAAGATCATGAACTCAAGCTCAACCTGGGTCACACAGTAAGCTCACAGCCACGATGGGTTAcacaactgggaaaaaaaaaaaaaaaaaagagcagaagagaaaaataattctagGGCTGGGGCTATATAGCTCGATGATGGAGTGCTGTTCTGACATGCCAAAGGTCCTAGATTCAAGGCCCCGCACCATCAAAATAAAAGGCCAAATAAATTAATGTCTGGGCCTCAGCCTCAAAACTCGCTTTTCGAACTTAGGGATGCAAGACGCCACCACATGTATGCTTTCCTGAAACACTGCGCTAGGGTAAGCCCTATGAACCTAACtcacacaacaaaacaaatgatctGCCATAGAATAGACGCAAAATTAGCAAGAATCCAAAACCAGGATCTAGAGCCTGAAAGATGGGCTCTACTGGCAAAGCGCccaggacatgagttcaatcctccAGTCACcctagtgctggggaggcagagacagaagaacctGGGGCCTTGCTGTCCAGCCAGTTCAGCTAAACCAGTATGTCTCAGGTTCAACGAGAGActtatctcaagaaacaaaaccgaagagcaactgaggaagacactacCCACTCATCTCTGGCctacgcacacagacacacacctgcacacacatatccaaAACTAAAAAATTTAGAAAGCCTTAGTGATTTCAAAGACAGTTTCTCTCCAGGGTACCAGGATGGTGAGACTTAACCTGGGACACTTAACCTGATGGTTCATCCTGAATCCACCCAGGCCCTGTACATGGTCCCTCCTGTTCTGCCAGCTGGCCTGCCCACACCCTGGCAGAGGCACTGGCTTGTGCAGCGGCAGCCTCCCTGGCATTGGCTCACCAGCCTCTCCATCTCTTGCTCCCGGAGCCGCTCTTGGCGCTGCCGACGGTGGTACTCCAGAAGATCATCCTCGTTATCGCTGATTTCTGTGATGCTATTTTTCCTCTCCCTTGGGATGGGAACCCGCAAGTCCCCGCTAGAAAGCTTCCTCTGAGCACGGGGGCTCTGACGAGGTGAAGCCCCAGTAAGAGAGCCCAGACTGTAGGCTGGGCTCAGCCTGCCACTGAAGCTGCCCTTGCGAGGTGCCAGGGACTCCCCGAGGGTGGGCGAGGGACTCCGAGTCCTGCGACCCCGTGCTCCTAGAGTCAGGGAGAAGTCCTCAGGTGAAGTTCCGTGGGCTGCCCAGCGACGCGGCCTGGGGCTCTCTGCCACTTCCCTGCTTAGCTTGGGATCTGGGGCAGTCCGGGCTGGCAGTGGTGACAGAGCCCTTCGAGACAGAGATGGACTCAACGGGGGCAGTTCCCGCATACTGTCCAGGCCCCTCCGGCCCAGGCGGGGACTCTCAGGTGGCTGGAGGGTACGAGTTGCTGACCCATCTGAAAATGTTCTGCCCACCAGTTGTCGAGAGGGGCTGCTTGTTAGTACCCTCTCCGTGCCTGGGGGCTCACGGAAAGGACTGGGAGGGCGGTCTTGGAGTGTGCCGATCTTGTTTCGGGGAGCAGGCACTGGAGACTGGAACTTTGGGCTGCCAGGAATACTGGCGGGTTGGCTGCGGGCACCGGAAGATGGATATTCACTCAGGCTGATAGCCACCACAGGTAACTGTCCACCTAGCCGGGGACTCTCAGTGGTTCTGCGGGCCTCAGCCAAGACTGTAGCGGCAGGACTGTCCGTCAGAAGACCCCGGAGACCAGGACTGGGAGGTCTCTCATGACCCCCTTTTCTGCCCAGCCGGGGACTGTCAGAGGAGCGGGAACCACTTGGGCGAGACTGTGGAGGTTGCAGAGCCAAATGGTAGCTAGAGGAGCGGGCAGGCACCAGTGGGGGCACAGAGGGTCCTGGCTCCTGCCCACTTGGTGAGTGGCTAGCACAGCTCCCACTGCTGGCCGGTGAGGAAAGCggagagaaggctggagaggtgTTCTCATAGCTGGAGCCCACTGACATGGCACCGGGGCTGGTTGGAGGGGACAACAGGTAGCGCCCGCCGTTAGCCATTGGCGACAACGGGGACGTGGCTGCAGGCTTCTTGCCTGCAGCTCCAGGCTCCTCTAGCACCAGTGAGTCCATGATTTCCTGCAGGTCCTTTTCAATAGAGCTCACCAAGGAACTATGGCTGGCACAGGCTGACGGTGCCCGGGTTGCAGGTTGTGCTGTGTGGTTCCCATTGACCAGGGTGTCTGATTCAGCTGAGGGGGAAACGCAAAGAGGCCTCAAGCTCCGGTTTTTGGCTCTAGGGAGCCGCATTCATGCACAAGCAAGAAAGTACCATCCTACCTCATCGTAGGGCAACGGGGCAGCGAGGGCTCTGGAGGAGCCAGGAGAGCCGAGTTCTGGTACCAACCCACTCTGCCACTGACCTGTTCTGCAGCTTTATCCAAACTCTCTTGCCCTGGGTTCCCCTTCTATAAAGGGAAATGGTATGGCATGGCCTCCCTGGCTCGAACTCTGAATGACTCAGGACAGAGCAACAGTACCAGGTATGTACTTCTAAGTCTAGTCATTTCTAACTCGCTCCAGCAAGACGGTCCTCCTTGCCTTCATTTTCCCCAACTTTCTGTGCCTCTCTTTTAGGAAGATCAAGTAGGCACACTACCAAAGAGATGTGGACCTACTGTGGAGCTGGCCAGACATTCTAAGGCTTCTCAGTCTAAGGGACAGCAAAGCCTTTCAATAAACCAGtcagaggctggggtgggggtggggctccaggGCTGATGACCAGCTTATCCGATCCAACACAAGAGAAGGATCAGCTAACGGCTTGTGCCTGGAAGCCTGGCTGAGGAGCTTCGAGGTTCAGTTCAGTGTCTCCAATTGTTCCATTAAGCCACACCAGCAAGAGCTGGCGTTCGCCTGGCCCTAGCCCCTGTCAACCATCCAGGAGTTCAGAATCCTCAGAACCAATAAACAGCTAAAGGAG contains:
- the Phldb1 gene encoding pleckstrin homology-like domain family B member 1 isoform X9; amino-acid sequence: MDPLNRSQLGPGCKTQAVVQKGPLDLIETGQGLKVQTDKPHLVSLGSGRLSTAITLLPLEEGRTVIGSAARDISLQGAGLAPEHCYIENLRGTLTLYPCGNACTIDGLPVRQPTRLTQGCMLCLGQSTFLRFNHPAEAKWMKSMIPAGGRAPGPTYNPSSAESDTLVNGNHTAQPATRAPSACASHSSLVSSIEKDLQEIMDSLVLEEPGAAGKKPAATSPLSPMANGGRYLLSPPTSPGAMSVGSSYENTSPAFSPLSSPASSGSCASHSPSGQEPGPSVPPLVPARSSSYHLALQPPQSRPSGSRSSDSPRLGRKGGHERPPSPGLRGLLTDSPAATVLAEARRTTESPRLGGQLPVVAISLSEYPSSGARSQPASIPGSPKFQSPVPAPRNKIGTLQDRPPSPFREPPGTERVLTSSPSRQLVGRTFSDGSATRTLQPPESPRLGRRGLDSMRELPPLSPSLSRRALSPLPARTAPDPKLSREVAESPRPRRWAAHGTSPEDFSLTLGARGRRTRSPSPTLGESLAPRKGSFSGRLSPAYSLGSLTGASPRQSPRAQRKLSSGDLRVPIPRERKNSITEISDNEDDLLEYHRRQRQERLREQEMERLERQRLETILNLCAEYSRADGGPETGELLSIGEATAALALAGRRPSRGLAGAIGVSGRCGEESGGASQRLWESMERSDEENLKEECSSTESTQQEHEDAPGGKHQGEALAVEEERAQVLGRVEQLKIRVKELEQQLQEAAREAEMERALLQGEREAERASLQKEQRAVDQLQEKLVALETGIQKERDKEADALETETKLFEDLEFQQLERESRVEEERELAGQGLLRSKAELLRSVSKRKERLAVLDSQAGQIRAQAVQESERLAREKNAALQLLQKEKEKLTALERRYHSLTGGRPFPKTTSTLKEMEKLLLPAVDLEQWYQELMSGLGTGLAAASPRSSPPPLPAKASRQLQVYRSKMDGDTASPLPRTRSGPLPSSSGSSSSSSQLSVATLGRSPSPKSALLAQNGTSSLPRNLAATLQDIETKRQLALQQKGHQVIEEQRRRLAELKQKAAAEAQCQWDALHGAAPFPAGPSGFPALMHHSILHHLPAGRERGEEGEHAYDTLSLESSDSMETSISTGGNSACSPDNMSSTSGLDMGKIEEMEKMLKEAHAEKSRLMESREREMELRRQALEEERRRREQVERRLQSESARRQQLVEKEVKLREKQFSQARPLTRYLPNRKEDFDLKTHIESSGHGVDTCLHVVLSSKVCRGYLIKMGGKIKSWKKRWFVFDRLKRTLSYYVDKHETKLKGVIYFQAIEEVYYDHLRSAAKKRFFHFTMVTESPNPALTFCVKTHDRLYYMVAPSAEAMRIWMDVIVTGAEGYTQFMN